In Tiliqua scincoides isolate rTilSci1 chromosome 1, rTilSci1.hap2, whole genome shotgun sequence, the following are encoded in one genomic region:
- the PLEK2 gene encoding pleckstrin-2 — translation MQEGSGILKEGFLVKRGHVVHNWKVRWFVLLQDRLLYYKFVGGKKEPSPKGRILLDGCTITCPCLEYENRPLVIKLKTKTNTEYFLDSCSREERDSWALDITGAIHAGNPVQVQQLHLMKNSFKLPSNISLNHIVDKMHDNRHGIKLTPNTEQGNTYKESFTGSVLVDWLISNSFAASRLEAVTLASVLMEESFVKPMGARSVDAMRNGDLAEQFLDDSTALYTFSESYKKKVNSKEDLQLNILELSGTIVKQGFLTKQGHKRKNWKVRRFILRAEPAFLHYYDPTKEDNRPVGGFSLRGCLVSALEDNGVPAGVKGNVQGNLFKIITKNDLHYYIQASSKIERVHWIEAIKQLT, via the exons ATGCAGGAAGGGAGTGGAATACTGAAAGAGGGCTTTCTGGTGAAAAGG GGGCACGTTGTCCACAACTGGAAAGTAAGATGGTTTGTTCTTCTTCAAGACAGGCTGCTCTATTATAAATTTGTGGGAGGAAAGAAGGAGCCTTCTCCCAAGGGTAGGATTCTTCTAGATGGCTGCACTATCACCTGCCCATGTTTGGAGTATGAGAACAGGCCG CTGGTCATTAAGCTGAAGACTAAAACCAACACAGAGTATTTCCTTGACTCTTGTTCTCGAGAAGAGCGTGACTCTTGGGCTTTAGATATTACTGGGGCAATCCATGCTGGGAATCCAGTGCAAGTCCAACAACTTCACCTCATGAAAAATTCCTTCAAACTGCCCTCAAATATCAGCTTGAA ccaTATTGTAGACAAAATGCATGACAACCGCCATGGAATTAAGCTGACACCTAACACAGAACAAGGCAATACCTATAAAGAAAGCTTTACAG gTTCTGTGCTGGTGGATTGGCTAATTTCCAATAGTTTTGCAGCCTCTCGGCTGGAGGCAGTCACATTAGCCTCTGTGCTAATGGAAGAAAGTTTTGTCAAGCCTATGGGAGCCCGGAGTGTTGATGCCATGAGAAACGGTGATCTGGCTGAGCAGTTTTTAGATGACTCTACAGCACTGTACACATTT TCTGAAAGCTATAAGAAAAAAGTCAACTCCAAGGAAGACCTGCAGTTGAACATTCTTGAACTGAGTGGCACAATTGTAAAACAAGGCTTCTTAACAAAACAG GGGCACAAGAGGAAAAACTGGAAGGTGAGGCGCTTCATCCTGAGGGCTGAACCTGCTTTTCTACATTATTATGACCCCACAAAG GAGGATAACAGGCCAGTTGGGGGATTTTCTCTCCGCGGCTGCCTTGTCTCGGCATTGGAGGATAATGGAGTTCCGGCAG GAGTGAAAGGAAATGTGCAGGGCAACCTCTTCAAAATCATCACTAAGAATGACCTTCACTACTACATACAGGCCAGTTCCAAGATAGAGAGGGTACACTGGATCGAGGCCATCAAACAGTTAACATAA